The following coding sequences lie in one Kribbella sp. NBC_00709 genomic window:
- the fdhD gene encoding formate dehydrogenase accessory sulfurtransferase FdhD, whose translation MSKGPATRFKVEVLDGERTSRREDVVTTEEPLELRLEWPGRPPEPLVVTMRTPGSDFELAAGFCLGEGFAVRPDAIRTVAYCTDVALTREQQFNTVTVTFDGPPDREPPQRYGVTSAACGVCGQQSLDELADREYDPVDPVEVPVDVVRRLPDLLREGQKTFERTGGLHAAGLFTADGRKIVVKEDVGRHNAVDKVVGWTVLNHHSRKGLVLAVSGRAGYEIVQKAVAAGIGMIVAVSAPSSLAVDLARQSNLTLTGFTRGDRCVVYSAPERITRPA comes from the coding sequence ATGAGCAAAGGGCCGGCGACGCGATTCAAGGTCGAGGTGCTCGATGGTGAGCGGACGTCGCGGCGGGAGGACGTCGTCACCACCGAGGAGCCGCTGGAGCTGCGGCTGGAGTGGCCAGGGCGGCCGCCCGAACCGTTGGTCGTCACGATGCGCACCCCTGGTTCCGACTTCGAGCTGGCCGCGGGTTTCTGCCTCGGCGAAGGTTTCGCGGTCCGCCCGGACGCGATCCGCACCGTTGCCTACTGCACCGACGTCGCGCTGACCCGCGAGCAGCAGTTCAACACCGTCACGGTCACCTTCGACGGTCCCCCGGACCGCGAACCACCCCAGCGGTACGGCGTCACGTCGGCCGCGTGCGGTGTCTGTGGCCAGCAGAGCCTCGACGAGCTCGCCGACCGCGAGTACGACCCGGTGGACCCGGTCGAGGTCCCGGTCGACGTCGTACGGCGCCTGCCCGATCTGCTCCGCGAGGGCCAGAAGACGTTCGAACGCACCGGTGGTCTGCACGCGGCCGGCCTCTTCACCGCCGACGGCCGCAAGATCGTGGTGAAGGAGGACGTCGGCCGCCACAACGCCGTCGACAAGGTCGTCGGCTGGACCGTCCTCAACCACCACAGCCGCAAGGGCCTCGTCCTCGCCGTCAGCGGCCGGGCCGGCTACGAAATCGTCCAGAAAGCCGTCGCCGCCGGCATCGGCATGATCGTCGCCGTCAGCGCCCCCTCGAGCCTCGCCGTCGACCTCGCCCGCCAGTCCAACCTCACCCTCACCGGCTTCACCCGCGGCGACCGCTGCGTCGTCTACTCAGCCCCCGAGCGGATCACGCGTCCAGCTTGA
- a CDS encoding AAA family ATPase — MRLHSLALRDFRGVKDRIVRFRALGTTVVVGDNEVGKSSLVEAFGLIFELPDDSKSTRIRDIQPVGQDVGPEVTAELSLGGRELTYSKRWLKNRSTELTIVGADGRRQSWTGREAHNEAERLFHENVDPVLWQTLMVSQGQSLVLPTPADAEPLITAVTAESGTPVDGASMPLVTAVEHEFLRYWTPRGKPTGDYARSARTVSGAELAAAQALQAMEEVQTDIRRAERLNLDLSDVDTRLSDHLKSVEELRERKKATDEILLRRDSVRSRAETARARLENHTRTRLDRERLLDEVERFTKFEAELATKRADADLVAKTAAEMVQAAEAALAEVVELKDLRRTDVQAAERRVSDLMDRAELDRLLGQQTELVDVRVRIAAAGTILDRIKVDDAIVAALEDARAAVVEARAALAAGVPEVSVRRLGAEPVELSGTGLDGDVPSELGFDEAAEVLVSGELVIGVPGQLEVTVRAGGEAATLRSRVDDAVRREKDLLKKAGVKDVAAARELLRKADTATAELNEARRTEKSLTTGGDPGERIAVLTARLGPDDEAEEAGKAAVEGVPGQMSLFEEFVSPHDTLFDDFDVPEPEEGDLAGAQRALEEARDGLAEAERLLADAEFAAAQARKAADEDRSEAQNARARSELAGERLASAVEALEAARVVLDDEGVAAAETEATAEVEAVLEELTVVQEQADEAGADQVAGELTHALAVATRLQGERDTLRDALRTTEGRLEQSGRDGLATRRDVADLELAAVRAEHDGLQRRAEAARRVYETLSRHRAEAQTKYSEPLQTRIESLGRSVYGPSFRVWLDDDLAVAERELDGVRLRVEALSTGAQEQLAIITRLAISHLVSTGEGSVPVIFDDALGWSDKARLRDMGALLGRAGDHGQIIILTCMPDRYEYVPKATFLKLDA; from the coding sequence ATGAGATTGCACAGCTTGGCGCTACGGGACTTCCGTGGCGTCAAAGACCGCATTGTCCGGTTCCGCGCGCTCGGCACCACCGTCGTGGTCGGCGACAACGAGGTCGGGAAATCCAGTCTGGTCGAGGCGTTCGGGCTGATCTTCGAGCTGCCCGACGACTCGAAGTCGACCCGGATCCGCGACATCCAGCCGGTCGGCCAGGACGTCGGCCCGGAGGTCACCGCCGAGCTGAGCCTCGGGGGCCGTGAGCTGACGTACTCCAAGCGCTGGCTGAAGAACCGTTCCACCGAGCTGACCATCGTCGGGGCCGACGGCCGCCGGCAGTCCTGGACCGGTCGCGAGGCGCACAACGAGGCCGAGCGGCTGTTCCACGAGAACGTCGACCCGGTGCTCTGGCAGACGCTGATGGTCAGTCAGGGCCAGTCGTTGGTGCTGCCAACGCCGGCCGACGCGGAGCCGTTGATCACCGCGGTGACCGCCGAGTCGGGTACGCCGGTCGACGGCGCGTCGATGCCGCTGGTGACCGCGGTCGAGCACGAGTTCCTGCGGTACTGGACGCCGCGCGGCAAGCCGACCGGCGACTACGCGAGGTCCGCGAGGACGGTGTCCGGGGCCGAGCTGGCCGCGGCGCAGGCGTTGCAGGCGATGGAGGAAGTCCAGACCGACATCCGGCGGGCCGAGCGACTCAACCTCGACCTCTCCGACGTCGACACCAGGTTGAGCGATCACCTGAAGTCGGTCGAGGAGCTACGCGAGCGCAAGAAGGCGACCGACGAGATCCTGCTCCGCCGCGACTCGGTCCGCTCCCGGGCGGAGACTGCGCGGGCCCGGTTGGAGAACCACACCCGGACCAGGCTCGACCGCGAGCGGCTCCTGGACGAGGTCGAGCGGTTCACCAAGTTCGAGGCCGAGCTGGCGACGAAGCGCGCCGATGCCGACCTGGTCGCCAAGACCGCGGCCGAGATGGTGCAGGCGGCGGAAGCGGCGCTGGCCGAGGTCGTCGAGCTCAAGGACCTGCGCCGTACCGACGTGCAGGCGGCCGAGCGGCGGGTCTCGGACCTGATGGATCGCGCCGAGCTCGATCGGTTGCTGGGGCAGCAGACCGAGCTGGTCGACGTCCGCGTGCGGATCGCGGCAGCCGGGACGATCCTGGACCGGATCAAGGTCGACGACGCGATCGTCGCGGCGCTGGAGGACGCCCGGGCGGCAGTGGTCGAGGCCCGCGCGGCACTCGCGGCCGGCGTACCCGAGGTGTCGGTACGGCGACTTGGCGCGGAGCCGGTGGAATTGTCGGGGACCGGCCTGGACGGCGACGTGCCGTCGGAGCTGGGCTTCGACGAGGCGGCCGAGGTGCTCGTGTCGGGTGAGCTGGTGATCGGCGTACCGGGGCAGCTCGAGGTGACCGTGCGGGCGGGCGGTGAAGCGGCGACGTTGCGCTCGCGGGTCGACGACGCCGTACGGCGGGAGAAGGACCTGCTGAAGAAGGCCGGCGTGAAGGATGTCGCCGCCGCGCGGGAGCTGCTGCGGAAGGCGGACACCGCGACCGCCGAGCTGAACGAAGCCCGCCGGACCGAGAAGTCGCTGACGACCGGCGGCGATCCGGGCGAGCGGATCGCCGTACTGACCGCGCGGCTGGGTCCTGACGACGAGGCCGAGGAAGCGGGTAAGGCCGCGGTCGAAGGCGTTCCGGGGCAGATGTCGTTGTTCGAGGAGTTCGTGTCACCGCACGACACGCTGTTCGACGACTTCGACGTACCGGAGCCGGAGGAGGGCGACCTCGCCGGCGCGCAGCGCGCGCTCGAGGAGGCGCGGGACGGGTTGGCCGAGGCGGAGCGGTTGCTGGCGGACGCGGAGTTCGCGGCGGCGCAGGCACGGAAGGCGGCCGACGAGGATCGGTCCGAGGCGCAGAACGCGCGGGCCCGGTCCGAGCTCGCGGGGGAGCGGTTGGCGTCCGCGGTCGAGGCGCTCGAAGCGGCGCGGGTGGTGCTCGACGACGAGGGCGTGGCCGCGGCCGAGACCGAGGCGACGGCTGAGGTCGAGGCGGTGCTCGAGGAGCTGACCGTCGTACAGGAGCAGGCCGACGAGGCCGGAGCGGATCAGGTCGCGGGGGAGCTGACGCACGCGTTGGCGGTCGCGACCCGGCTGCAGGGTGAGCGGGACACGTTGCGCGATGCCTTGCGTACGACGGAGGGCCGGCTGGAGCAGTCCGGGCGGGACGGGCTCGCGACCCGGCGCGATGTGGCCGACTTGGAGCTGGCCGCAGTACGCGCGGAGCACGACGGCCTGCAGCGCCGGGCGGAGGCAGCGCGTCGCGTGTACGAGACGCTGAGCCGGCATCGGGCCGAGGCACAGACGAAGTACTCCGAGCCGCTGCAGACCCGGATCGAGTCGCTGGGACGCAGCGTTTACGGGCCGTCGTTCCGGGTCTGGCTGGACGACGACCTGGCGGTGGCCGAGCGCGAGCTCGACGGCGTACGGCTGCGGGTCGAGGCGCTGTCCACGGGTGCGCAGGAGCAGCTGGCGATCATCACCCGGCTGGCGATCAGCCACCTGGTCAGCACCGGCGAAGGCAGCGTTCCGGTGATCTTCGACGACGCCCTCGGCTGGTCCGACAAGGCCCGCCTCCGCGACATGGGCGCCCTCCTCGGCCGAGCCGGCGACCACGGCCAGATCATCATCCTCACCTGCATGCCCGACCGCTACGAATACGTCCCCAAAGCCACCTTCCTCAAGCTGGACGCGTGA